Proteins co-encoded in one Flavobacterium sp. M31R6 genomic window:
- a CDS encoding DUF4982 domain-containing protein — MKKLIRILVIFLAFTQIALSQTREVKVLDTNWKFQKGDSEEASKVNFNDSKWESVTVPHDWAIYGPFDKNVDIQKVAIVQNGEKVATEKTGRTGALPHIGTAWYRNKFTLPKDSKGKKIILLFEGAMSEPQVYLNGKKVGEWAYGYSYFYFDVSQFIQEGENTLSVKLTNKEFASRWYPGAGLYRKVSVIIKNNESIDQWGQFVTTPFISEEVAKVNIKTKASGEKSRLVTTIFDAEGNKLNSEESDIKFGNEFDQNIKVEKPKLWSPETPYLYKAVSQLYVGKELKDEVSTRFGIREIKYEANKGFSLNGKVTKFKGVCLHHDLGPLGAAVNKAALRRQMKILKDMGCNAIRSSHNMPSFEQLELADEMGFLFLAESFDEWVLPKVENGYHRFFDEHAEKDIVNLVQATRNHPSIVMWSAGNEVPDQWGEAGVKRAKWLQEIFHREDPTRPVTVGMDQVKATMESGFGALLDIPGLNYRVHLYDEAFNKFPQGFILGSETASTVSSRGIYKFPIVQEKDKQYTDFQSSSYDLEACSWSNVPDEDFVLQDDKPWVIGEFVWTGFDYLGEPTPYDEMWPSRSSYFGINDLAGLPKDRYYLYRSRWNTEKPTLHILPHWNWEGREGQTTPVFVYTNYNSAELFINGKSMGVQKKNKNTPQNRYRLMWMDVKYEPGTVKVVAFDDNGKAVAEEVVKTAGKPYQIVLEADRKTITANGEDISFVTVSVVDKNGIPCPTATNQLKFKVTGAGTYRAACNGDATSLEMFHKDTMKLFSGKLVVLVKSTTTAGDVKLEVNGAGLKSGKLTLVSK; from the coding sequence ATGAAGAAACTGATACGAATTCTCGTTATATTTTTAGCATTTACGCAAATAGCTTTGTCTCAAACACGTGAGGTAAAAGTGTTAGATACTAATTGGAAATTTCAAAAAGGAGATTCTGAAGAAGCTTCTAAAGTAAATTTCAATGATTCGAAATGGGAATCGGTAACCGTTCCGCATGATTGGGCAATTTACGGACCTTTTGATAAAAATGTAGATATACAGAAAGTTGCGATTGTTCAAAACGGAGAAAAAGTTGCTACCGAAAAAACAGGACGAACAGGAGCTTTACCGCATATCGGGACAGCGTGGTACCGCAATAAATTTACATTACCGAAAGATTCAAAAGGGAAAAAAATAATTCTGCTTTTTGAAGGTGCAATGAGCGAACCTCAAGTGTATTTAAACGGGAAAAAAGTTGGAGAATGGGCATATGGCTATAGTTATTTTTATTTTGATGTTTCCCAATTTATACAAGAAGGAGAGAACACATTGTCGGTAAAGCTAACCAATAAAGAATTTGCTTCACGTTGGTATCCTGGCGCCGGTTTATATCGAAAAGTAAGTGTTATTATAAAAAATAACGAAAGCATTGACCAATGGGGGCAGTTTGTAACGACACCTTTTATCAGTGAGGAAGTTGCTAAAGTCAACATTAAGACCAAAGCTTCTGGGGAAAAAAGTCGTTTAGTTACCACTATTTTTGATGCCGAAGGGAATAAACTAAATTCAGAGGAGTCGGATATTAAATTCGGAAATGAGTTCGATCAAAATATTAAGGTAGAAAAACCAAAATTGTGGAGCCCCGAAACCCCTTATTTGTATAAAGCGGTTTCTCAATTGTATGTTGGAAAAGAATTGAAAGATGAGGTTTCAACACGTTTTGGAATTCGAGAAATAAAATACGAAGCTAATAAAGGTTTCAGTCTTAATGGAAAGGTAACCAAATTTAAAGGAGTTTGTCTTCACCATGATCTTGGTCCACTTGGAGCAGCAGTAAATAAAGCCGCGTTGCGCAGGCAAATGAAGATATTAAAGGATATGGGATGTAATGCCATTCGCAGTTCACACAATATGCCTTCTTTCGAGCAATTGGAATTGGCGGATGAAATGGGGTTTCTGTTTCTAGCAGAGAGTTTTGACGAATGGGTACTGCCTAAAGTAGAAAATGGCTATCATCGTTTTTTTGATGAACATGCCGAAAAAGACATCGTGAATTTAGTACAGGCAACAAGAAATCATCCTTCTATTGTGATGTGGAGTGCTGGAAATGAAGTGCCGGATCAATGGGGAGAAGCGGGTGTAAAACGAGCCAAATGGTTGCAGGAAATATTTCATAGAGAAGACCCAACACGTCCGGTAACTGTTGGTATGGATCAGGTAAAAGCGACTATGGAATCTGGTTTTGGTGCTTTGCTCGATATTCCGGGATTGAATTATCGTGTGCATTTATATGATGAGGCCTTTAATAAATTTCCGCAAGGGTTTATTTTAGGTTCCGAAACAGCTTCAACTGTTAGCTCTAGAGGGATTTATAAATTCCCGATAGTTCAAGAAAAAGATAAGCAATATACTGATTTTCAATCATCCTCTTATGATTTGGAAGCCTGCAGCTGGTCCAATGTACCTGATGAAGATTTTGTGCTTCAAGATGATAAACCTTGGGTAATTGGCGAGTTTGTCTGGACTGGTTTTGATTATTTAGGCGAACCTACGCCTTATGATGAAATGTGGCCTTCTCGAAGTTCTTATTTTGGAATTAACGATTTAGCCGGTTTGCCAAAAGACCGTTACTATTTATATAGAAGCCGTTGGAATACGGAGAAACCAACCCTACACATCTTGCCACATTGGAACTGGGAAGGACGCGAAGGACAGACAACCCCCGTTTTTGTATATACGAACTATAACAGTGCTGAGCTTTTTATAAATGGCAAGAGCATGGGAGTGCAGAAAAAAAACAAAAACACACCTCAGAACCGCTACCGCCTGATGTGGATGGATGTGAAATATGAGCCGGGAACTGTAAAAGTGGTGGCTTTTGACGACAATGGTAAAGCTGTCGCTGAAGAAGTGGTAAAGACTGCTGGCAAGCCTTATCAAATTGTTTTAGAGGCAGACAGGAAAACAATCACTGCCAATGGTGAGGATATCTCTTTCGTAACCGTATCTGTAGTTGACAAAAATGGAATTCCCTGTCCGACGGCAACTAATCAGTTAAAGTTTAAGGTCACAGGAGCGGGTACTTACAGGGCTGCCTGCAATGGCGATGCCACTTCATTAGAAATGTTTCATAAGGATACCATGAAACTTTTTAGTGGAAAGTTGGTAGTGCTTGTAAAATCGACAACAACTGCCGGCGATGTAAAATTGGAGGTAAATGGAGCTGGGCTTAAGAGCGGTAAATTGACCTTGGTATCGAAATAA